Proteins found in one Leptospira bouyouniensis genomic segment:
- a CDS encoding low molecular weight protein-tyrosine-phosphatase, whose translation MKKKIKVLFICLGNICRSPAAQGAFENIVRKENKEFMFEIDSCGTSGFHDGELADPRTRKVALKRGIHLTHRSRKLTSNDLHYFDYLLVMDDNNFKDVNSLINDEQTRTKLFKFGSFDPENDSNIIPDPYYGSEREFEKVQDLVEKCSIGFLKFLGV comes from the coding sequence ATGAAAAAGAAAATCAAAGTATTGTTTATTTGTTTAGGTAACATTTGTCGATCTCCCGCAGCACAGGGAGCTTTTGAAAACATTGTAAGGAAAGAAAACAAAGAGTTTATGTTCGAAATCGATTCATGTGGGACATCAGGATTTCATGATGGTGAATTAGCAGATCCAAGAACTAGAAAAGTTGCTCTAAAAAGAGGAATTCATTTAACACATCGATCTAGGAAATTAACATCGAACGACTTACATTATTTTGATTATTTATTGGTTATGGATGATAATAACTTTAAGGATGTTAACAGTCTAATCAATGATGAACAAACCAGAACTAAACTATTCAAATTTGGCAGTTTTGATCCTGAAAATGATTCAAATATCATTCCAGATCCCTATTACGGAAGTGAAAGGGAATTTGAAAAAGTCCAAGATTTGGTAGAGAAATGTTCAATTGGGTTTCTGAAATTCCTGGGAGTATAG
- a CDS encoding M48 family metallopeptidase — translation MNQIEIERKVTKGRNISITVYQNGKVILKHPAKIPKIQLDSFLSEKQEWILNKLNKIPKDLPKKLKFEEKEIIHIFGEKSQIYLNEKFTFYDREKGFFIKNEKNLNTKTKKTKHYLRLLLMEKINPLVWKYEKNLNTKVNKISIRTMRSLWGSCNSKNQISFNLSLIHCPEFIIEYIVLHEIAHTIEHNHSQNFWNVVKSQNPNYKIAEKWLKETGKKYIYYLN, via the coding sequence ATGAATCAAATTGAAATAGAAAGAAAAGTTACAAAAGGAAGAAATATTTCCATAACGGTATACCAGAATGGTAAAGTTATATTAAAACATCCTGCTAAAATACCAAAAATACAATTAGATAGTTTTTTAAGTGAAAAACAAGAATGGATCCTTAATAAACTAAACAAAATACCAAAAGATTTACCCAAGAAATTAAAATTCGAAGAAAAAGAAATCATTCATATTTTTGGTGAAAAATCACAGATTTATTTGAATGAAAAATTTACTTTTTATGATAGAGAAAAAGGATTTTTCATCAAAAATGAAAAAAATCTAAATACGAAAACAAAAAAAACCAAACATTACCTAAGATTATTATTAATGGAAAAAATTAATCCATTAGTTTGGAAATACGAAAAAAATCTAAATACGAAAGTAAACAAAATATCTATAAGAACCATGCGATCCTTATGGGGGAGTTGTAATTCTAAAAACCAGATATCATTCAATTTAAGTTTAATCCATTGTCCAGAATTTATCATTGAATACATAGTACTTCATGAAATAGCACATACGATCGAGCACAACCATTCTCAAAACTTTTGGAATGTGGTAAAATCCCAAAATCCAAACTATAAAATTGCTGAAAAATGGCTGAAAGAAACAGGCAAAAAATATATATACTATTTAAATTAA
- a CDS encoding putative porin, with protein MVLKNLKLCHFLILLFLLVFEINAEIIWGPSIEKSGGEYIFETGNKFPNLSGIRGGSRISFPRTFTLFGIQGIYTKDRWELNGNIKTTGWNQKSGEARDEDFLLGSVSTEKTTNIATREWSYRDSATVYSGSRNFADGKGKSTIVENRFEINGRYYFQDANPDHWKEGSGFFLATGMRYSYFKYLFYDVNQFIDSTPVIYAPIGIGLSFSNDLWEIFYGGGYRYSKDNFYFDFSFMPSMGRIKTRDFHVQRSINFFSENYGLGWASKIEMGYKFYPSWLSYFRVNHRRFFSEGRFTSQGGLTVADLTSNLVSGFKSHINIKDFSIEIGVLNKVDWIDSNTKTEIKDPPTKEKIEPNESN; from the coding sequence TTGGTGCTAAAAAATCTAAAACTTTGCCATTTTTTAATCTTATTATTTCTCTTAGTTTTTGAAATTAATGCTGAAATCATCTGGGGTCCATCGATAGAAAAATCCGGTGGTGAGTATATATTCGAAACAGGGAATAAATTCCCTAATCTTTCGGGGATACGAGGTGGATCTCGTATCTCTTTTCCAAGGACATTTACACTTTTTGGGATTCAGGGTATCTATACTAAAGATAGATGGGAGCTGAATGGAAATATCAAAACGACTGGATGGAACCAAAAATCAGGCGAAGCAAGAGATGAAGATTTTTTACTAGGATCCGTCTCAACAGAAAAAACAACAAATATTGCAACACGAGAATGGAGTTACCGGGACTCAGCAACTGTCTACTCTGGCAGTAGGAATTTTGCTGATGGGAAAGGTAAATCCACAATAGTTGAGAATCGATTCGAAATAAACGGAAGATACTATTTCCAAGACGCCAATCCTGATCACTGGAAAGAAGGTTCTGGTTTTTTCCTCGCAACAGGAATGCGTTATTCTTATTTTAAATATCTTTTTTACGACGTGAATCAATTTATCGATTCAACACCTGTCATTTATGCTCCGATTGGAATAGGCTTAAGTTTTTCGAATGATTTATGGGAAATTTTCTATGGAGGAGGATATCGTTATTCCAAAGACAATTTTTATTTCGATTTCAGCTTTATGCCATCAATGGGAAGAATCAAAACGAGAGACTTCCACGTTCAAAGATCGATCAATTTTTTCTCGGAAAATTATGGATTAGGATGGGCCTCGAAAATTGAAATGGGTTATAAATTTTATCCCAGTTGGTTGAGTTACTTCAGGGTTAACCATAGACGTTTTTTTTCAGAAGGTAGATTTACTTCCCAAGGTGGATTAACAGTAGCAGACTTAACTTCAAATTTAGTATCAGGTTTTAAATCACATATTAATATAAAAGATTTTTCTATAGAAATTGGAGTTTTAAATAAAGTGGATTGGATTGATTCAAATACCAAAACAGAAATAAAAGATCCTCCAACAAAAGAAAAAATTGAGCCGAATGAATCAAATTGA
- a CDS encoding ParA family protein codes for MGNFDTLFELDDAARFVGLGVDEFQNKVSELKVPGWKTGEFKKSVLLKYFENSNIEGYDSSVIAVSNQKGGEGKTTISLYLAEALSENHKVLLIDWDPQANATHLFLHDDIPSIMDYLGYRGKKSKNIEPIIRNISHNFDLLPSNLELANLTTPYERDDFELLKEAILPLRSRYEFIIIDCPPSLGLILENALICADYILVPIQTRAFSLQGIKDLYETFQKIQRKANQRLKLLGAVLNQYEGQKALAGLAEGVKKYFPVFETVIQRRESIPQAQAKMSLLSKIDLTTMKNFRELALEVKGKIDVEKN; via the coding sequence ATGGGAAACTTCGATACATTATTTGAATTGGATGACGCTGCAAGATTTGTTGGGCTTGGTGTTGATGAATTTCAAAATAAAGTTTCAGAATTAAAAGTACCAGGTTGGAAAACTGGTGAATTTAAGAAATCGGTACTTTTGAAATATTTTGAAAATTCAAATATAGAAGGTTATGATAGCAGTGTAATTGCAGTTTCAAACCAAAAGGGAGGGGAGGGCAAGACAACGATTAGTTTGTATTTAGCGGAAGCCCTTTCGGAGAACCACAAAGTATTATTAATAGACTGGGATCCGCAAGCAAATGCAACCCATCTTTTTTTGCACGATGATATCCCTTCTATCATGGACTACTTAGGTTATCGGGGTAAAAAATCAAAAAATATTGAGCCGATCATTCGTAACATTTCTCACAATTTTGATTTGTTGCCTTCAAATTTGGAGTTAGCAAATCTAACAACACCATATGAAAGAGATGATTTTGAATTACTTAAAGAAGCAATTTTGCCTTTGCGATCAAGATACGAATTCATTATTATAGATTGTCCTCCTTCGTTGGGCTTAATTTTAGAAAATGCGTTGATTTGCGCAGATTACATTTTGGTTCCCATCCAAACTAGGGCATTTAGTTTGCAAGGGATTAAAGATCTGTATGAAACTTTTCAAAAAATTCAAAGGAAAGCAAATCAGCGATTAAAATTATTGGGAGCTGTATTAAATCAATATGAAGGACAAAAAGCGTTAGCAGGTTTAGCAGAAGGCGTTAAAAAATATTTTCCTGTTTTTGAAACCGTAATTCAAAGACGAGAGTCTATCCCACAAGCGCAAGCAAAAATGAGTCTATTGTCAAAAATTGATCTTACAACTATGAAAAACTTTCGAGAATTAGCATTAGAGGTGAAAGGGAAAATCGATGTCGAAAAAAACTGA
- a CDS encoding ParB/RepB/Spo0J family partition protein, producing MSKKTEFQALDLISAYSEKKKNPSHLELSQISPNPTQPRLIGREDTSDLVPSMERLGLIEPILVRKDRGKYLIVAGERRYRAALKLGWKEIPAIITDANEDVCYEMSLAENEKRKNLNPWEVGKAIQYLRKDKKKTADEVSVLLGYSERYVKQLSSIARLDQKSVMELIISGKPLSVKNLEELLKRKENRGGETISPRAGIGPNKISINIGKLSVKVRENFLKDLSSLKKKYGITE from the coding sequence ATGTCGAAAAAAACTGAATTCCAAGCATTAGATTTAATTTCAGCATACTCGGAGAAAAAAAAGAATCCTTCACATCTTGAACTGAGCCAAATTTCACCAAATCCAACTCAACCGAGGCTTATTGGTAGAGAAGACACATCTGACTTAGTCCCATCTATGGAAAGGTTAGGGTTGATTGAACCAATATTAGTTAGAAAAGATAGGGGGAAGTATCTAATTGTAGCTGGAGAGAGAAGATATCGAGCTGCTCTTAAACTTGGATGGAAAGAAATTCCGGCAATCATAACGGATGCAAACGAAGATGTTTGTTACGAAATGTCATTGGCGGAGAATGAAAAAAGGAAAAATCTTAACCCTTGGGAAGTTGGAAAAGCTATTCAATATTTACGGAAGGACAAAAAGAAAACTGCGGATGAGGTTTCTGTTTTATTAGGTTATAGTGAAAGATATGTGAAACAACTTAGTAGCATTGCGCGATTAGACCAAAAATCTGTCATGGAATTAATTATAAGTGGTAAGCCGCTATCTGTTAAAAACTTAGAAGAATTATTGAAACGTAAGGAAAATCGAGGGGGTGAAACCATTTCACCCCGCGCTGGGATAGGTCCAAATAAAATAAGCATTAATATTGGTAAACTTAGCGTTAAAGTAAGAGAGAACTTCTTAAAAGATTTAAGCTCTTTAAAGAAAAAATACGGTATCACTGAATAG